GCGCTTGTGGTTGGCGATCGGCACCCCGAACGGCACGATCAGCGCGCCGCGCTCCAGCTCGTCGTTGAGCAGGGTGCGTCGGGCGATGGCCACGCCGACACCGGCAATGGCCGCTTCGATGGTCAGGTGGTTGCGGTTGAAGGTGTGCCCACGACGCACATCCAGCCCGCCAGCGCCGATACCGTCAAGGTAGAACTCCCATTCGGCGTACTCCGAGCTGCCACGCCAGGCGGTGATGTCGTGCAGCAGCGGGTAGTGAGCCAGGTCCGCCGGCCCGTGCAGGGGCGGGCGGCCGCGCAGCAGGGCAGGCGAGCAGACCGGAAAGATCTGCTCGTCCAGCAGCGGGGTGGAGAGCATGCCCGGGTAGCTGCCGTCGTTGAGGTCGATGGCCAGGTCGAAGTCTTCCGGGTGCAACGCCTGGTTGCTGTCCTCGGCCACCAGGCGCAGTTCGATATCCGGGTAGCGCTGCTGGAAGCGCGGCAGGCGCGGTGTCAGCCACTTGGCCAGGAACGACGGGATCGAGCGCAGGCGCAGGGTGCCGCGGATTTCGCCGGCATCCAGGCGCAGCAGCTCGGCCTCGATGCTGCCGTAGGCCTCGGCCACGGTCTGCGCCAGGCGCTGGCCTTCGGCCGACAGCTCGACGCCGCGGGCGCGGCGCAGGAACAGGCGAAAGCCCAGGCGCTCCTCGAGCTGGCGCATCTGCTGGCTGACCGCGCCGGGGGTGATGTGCAGCTCCTCGGCGCAGCGGGTGAACGACAGGTGCCGCGCCGCACAGGAGAACACGTGCAGCCAGACGAACACCTGGCCGTTGAGCGGGCCTTTCATTGTTTAGTCCTGCTAAAGGCTTATGTAGGAAGTTTCGTTGGTCAAGCTGGCCTGAGCGCGGCAGTATCGCGCAACTTGGCAATACCGCTCAAATTTTCCAGAGAGCCGTGGCACATCGTAAACGGTTGTCACGGCCAGGCATTAGCATGGCTATCAGTGTTTTCGACCTTTTCAAGATTGGCATCGGCCCATCCAGCTCCCACACCGTCGGCCCCATGCGCGCGGCGGCGACCTTCGCCCAGGCCTTGCGTGAGCGCGGCCTGCTGGTCCAGGTGCGGCGGGTCGAGGTGCGTCTCTACGGCTCGCTGTCGGCCACCGGTGTTGGTCACGCCACGGACCGTGCCTGCCTGCTGGGGTTGATGGGCCAGTGGCCGGACCGCATCGACCCGCACAGTATCGAGCCACGCATCGACCAACTGATGCAGGAGCAGTGCCTGATGCTCGATGGCAGCCAGCCGATCGAGTTCCAGTACAGCCGTGACATGCGCCTGCTCGACGAGAGCCTGGCCTATCACCCCAACGCGATGACCCTGGAGAGCTTCGACGGGCAGGGCAGCCAGTTCAGCCAGACCTACTTTTCCGTGGGTGGCGGCTTCATTGTCGAGGCAAGCGAGATCGACGCCCCGCAGGACGGAGCCAGCCAGGTCGCCTTGCCTTACGAATTCTCCAGCGGCGCCGAGTTGCTGGCCCTGTGCAAGGCCCACAACCTGAGTGTCAGCCAGTTGATGCTGGCCAACGAATGCGCCTGGCGTCCGCAAAGCGAGGTGCGCGAAGGCCTGCTGAAGATCTGGGCGGCCATGGGCGAGTGCGTCGACAACGGTCTGCGCAACGAAGGCATCCTCCCGGGCGGGCTGAAGGTCAAGCGCCGGGCGGCGCGCCTGCACCGCAGCTTGCAGGAGGTCGGCAAGCCCAACGTGATCGGTTCGACCCTCAGCGCCATGGAGTGGGTCAACCTGTTCGCCCTGGCGGTCAACGAAGAGAACGCCGCCGGCGGGCGCATGGTCACCGCGCCCACCAACGGCGCGGCTGGGATCATTCCGGCGGTGTTGCACTACTACATGAAGTTCAATCCCGGCGCCTGTGACGACGACGTGGTGGCGTTCCTCCTGGCCGCCGCCGCGGTGGGCATCCTGTGCAAGAAGAACGCCTCGATTTCCGGTGCCGAAGTGGGCTGCCAGGGCGAGGTGGGCTCGGCCTGTTCGATGGCCGCCGCAGGCCTGGCCGAGGTACTTGGTGCCACGCCGCCGCAGTTGGAGAACGCCGCCGAGATCGCCCTTGAACACAACCTCGGACTGACCTGCGACCCGGTTGGCGGGCTGGTACAGATCCCCTGCATCGAGCGCAACGCGATCGCCGCGGTGAAGGCAATCAACGCCGTGCAGATGGCCCTGCGCGGTGACGGCGAGCATTTCATCTCCCTCGATCGGGTGATTCGCACCATGCGTGACACTGGCGCGGACATGCACGCCAACTACAAGGAAACCTCCCGCGGCGGCCTGGCCGTCGCGTTCGTCGAGTGCTGACACACAAGCGCTTTCCTGGGCGGGACGGCTTCGTGAGAGTGGGCTGTTCCCACAATCCTGATTGAACCTGCAACACCCGCTGTACCTGCGACAAAAACAACTACAAGGCGATACCCAATGACTGATGTACAAAGCACCGCGAGCGTTCGTGCGGATTCGGCTGCCCTGGCTTCGACCAGCGGCTCGACCACCTGGAACCGCCACGACACCACCTGGGCCCTGGGCCTGTATGGCACGGCGATCGGCGCCGGCACCCTGTTCCTGCCGATCAATGCCGGGGTCGGCGGTTTCTGGCCGCTGCTGATCCTGGCGCTGCTGGCGTTCCCCATGACCTTCTTCGCCCACCGGGCGCTGACCCGCTTCGTGCTGTCCGGGCGCAAGGGCGGCAACGAGGACATCACCGAGGTGGTGGAGGAGCACTTCGGCGTCGGTGCCGGCAAGCTCATCACCTTGCTGTACTTCTTCGCGATCTTCCCGATCCTGCTGGTCTACAGCGTGGCGCTGACCAACACCCTGACCAGCTTCTTCGAACACCAGCTGCACATCGGCGCGCCGCCACGGGCGCTGCTGGCCTTGCTGCTGATCTGCGGGCTGATGATCGTGGTGCGCTGCGGTCAGCAGATCATCGTCAAGGCCATGAGCCTGCTGGTGTATCCCTTCGTCGCCTCGTTGCTGTTGCTGGCCCTGAGCCTGATTCCCAACTGGAACGGCGCATTCTTCGCCCAGGCCAACGAAGGCATCAGCGCCTCCAAGCTACTGCTGACCCTGTGGCTGGCGATCCCGGTGATGGTGTTCTCGTTCAACCACTCGCCGATCATCTCGGCGTTCGCCGTCGACCAGAAGCACCGTTATGGTGTTGACGCCGACCGCAAGAGCGGCCGCACCCTGGCCACCGCTCACGTGATGATGGTGCTGACGGTGATGTTCTTCTGCTTCAGCTGCGTGCTGGCGCTGAGCCCGGGCGACCTGGCCGCGGCCAAGGCGCAGAACATTTCGATCCTGTCGTACCTGGCCAACCACTTCCAGACCCCGGTGATTGCCTTCGTCGCGCCGCTGATCGCGCTGGTGGCGATCACCAAGTCGTTCCTAGGCCACTACATCGGCGCCAGCGAGGGCTTCCAGGGCATGATCGTCAAGAGCCTGCGCGGACGCGGCAAGACCTGGCCGGCCAAGCGTCTGGAGCGCGTCACGGCGTTGTTCATGCTGCTGACCTGCTGGGCGGTGGCGACCCTGAACCCGAGCATCCTCGGGCTGATCGAGAGCCTGGGTGGGCCGGTGATCGCCTGCTTGCTGTTCCTGATGCCGATGTATGCGGTGCAGAAGGTACCGGCGTTGCGCCAGCACTCGGGCAAGCTGTCGAATGTGTTCGTGGTCGTGATCGGGCTGATCACGCTGTCGGCGATCGTCTACAGCTTCATGGCCTGACCGATGATCGCGGGGCCAGCCCGCACTCACGTATCCTGTGAGTGTTGGGCCTGGCCCCGTGATCATTCAGGTCAGACGCTTTCCAGGTGCTTGATCGCAGCCTTCAGGCGCTCCGCGGGTTGCGGCTGGTCCTGGTGGGTGATGTCCGGCGCCTTGCGCACGCGACCATGCTGGTCGACCCAGTGGCCGTTGATGAAGTAACGGTAGCTGGCGGTGCCGGCGTTCCAGCCCTGGTCAAGCAGGCCCTGCAGATGGAAGGTCTGGGCGATCTGGCTGAGCGGGCCGCTTGGGCTGCCATCCAGGTGCAGGACGATCGACGGGCTACCAGCGGGCGCGAACGGCAGCTCGCTGTAGCCGCCCCACACTTTGGCCTGGAACACCTGGACCGGGTGCGTGGTCTGGATGATGGAGGCCCTGCCGGTGACCTTCTTCTGCACGGTATTCACCAGCAGGTCGAGGGTCAGGATAGGGGCGCCGAGCAGCCCGTTGCTGACATTCAGGCGGGTATGAAAAAGTCCGAAGGACATGCTGATTCTCCTTGTCTGCTCAGGCTTTCTTGGCGGCTTTGGTGGCCGGGCTCTTGGTCGAGGCGAGGGCTTGGTCCAGGGCTTTGCCCACGGCGCCGCTGGCCAGTTGCTTGAGTTGCGCGACGTCACCGGTGGCGATCACTGCCTCCAGGGTGGCGTTGTGCAGTTCGGTCGTGAGGTCGACGTTCGCCAGTGTCTGGATGCGTTTGAGTTCAAGCACGACGGGTACGTTGTCCACTTCGATCCAACGCTGGCCGTTGTAGTAACGGTAGCTGGCCGTGCCTTTCTGCCAGTCCAGGTCGAGCAATGCGCGCAGTTCGAACTGCTCCGGCGAATTGGCGTGCGGGCCGCCCTGGTTGCCACGCACCGTCAGCAGGATCTTGCCTTCGCTGGGCGGTTGCACGGTGAGGTAGCTGTAGGTGCCCCAGGCATCCAGCGCCAGCTCCAGCGGTGGGTTGGTGGTCTGGGTGATCAGCGCGTGGCCGTTGACGCTGCGATCTGGCGTGTAGACCAACAGGTCGAGCTGCAGGCGCGGGGCGCCAGGAGCATTGGTTCCAATGAGGTAGGACACCGGGAACAGGCCTTCCGACGGTGCGGTCAGCGATACAGACATGATTGCCTCCGTTGCATTCAATGAATGAAATACCGTAACCAACGCTTGCGCAGGCGGGCGGAGGAAAAGGGGAGAGGCAGGTAGACGGGCGGATGTACTGGCGTGCCCGGTGCGAGCGGCTGTTGGCAGCCGGCTTGTGCAGCCATCCCTGAAGTGCGGTGCCGCCTGCCTGGCAGCCCGCTTGAGTTAAGCAGGCAAAAGATGCCGTGATGGCCTTTTTGCATTATGTCCGACGAGTGGTGACATCAAGGTCTGCAAGCCGGCTCCCGCCCCGTGAGAACCGGCTTGTCCCGCGATGAGCTCTACAGGGCGGACCGCCTCACTTCGACTTCTGCTGCAACGCCACGAAGCTGCGGCGCATGTCGCTGGCCCAGCCATCAAGCACCGGCTTGACGTCGTTCAGGGTCAGTTGCGTGCTGTCGTTCTCCAGCGCCTTGCCGCTGCCCTTGCGCACCACCTGGGCCAGCACGTTCTGGCTGCCGCCATCGAGGAAAGCGGCCTCCACGGCGATGTCCACGGCCTGGTCGCGACCGCCGGCGGCGGTGTTGACCGCCGCGGCCACCAGGGCGATCGGGATCACCTCGTAGGGCTTGAGGCCTTCGGTGCTGGTGGATACCGCGGTGATCGCCGGGCGCACCACGATGGTGTTCGGGCCAGGCTCCTTGACCAGGGTGAGCACGCTGCCCAGTTCGCGGCGCATGGCTTCGTTGAAGTAGCGGGTGATCGCCTGCAGGGTCTGCGCCGAGATCACATTGGTCGGCTGTGGCTTGGGATAGAACTGGCTCGGCTCGATGAACACCTGGGTGTACTGGCTGGCCTTCACGTCCGGGTCGATCCAGCGCATCACTGGCGCGCCGGAGACGCTCTCGGCGGGCTTCAGGCGACTGTAGTCCTTCAGGAAACCGGAATAGTCCTTGGGATCGACACGGTTGCTGGAGCAGGCAACCAAGGCCAGCAGAGCAGCGCACAGCAGGGTGGTGCGAGGCAGGTGCTTCATGATGACGAGGTCCATGAGGGAAGTGGCCAGAACAACGCTAGCAGGTGGTTGGCCGAAGGCCAGCGGTCAGGTGTTGACGGTTGCCGTTTCCTACGGCGCTGTCTGAG
This window of the Pseudomonas mosselii genome carries:
- a CDS encoding LysR substrate-binding domain-containing protein, coding for MKGPLNGQVFVWLHVFSCAARHLSFTRCAEELHITPGAVSQQMRQLEERLGFRLFLRRARGVELSAEGQRLAQTVAEAYGSIEAELLRLDAGEIRGTLRLRSIPSFLAKWLTPRLPRFQQRYPDIELRLVAEDSNQALHPEDFDLAIDLNDGSYPGMLSTPLLDEQIFPVCSPALLRGRPPLHGPADLAHYPLLHDITAWRGSSEYAEWEFYLDGIGAGGLDVRRGHTFNRNHLTIEAAIAGVGVAIARRTLLNDELERGALIVPFGVPIANHKRYVLLYPPGGLSQPGARAVHDWLVEEALGFRALHPLALPG
- a CDS encoding L-serine ammonia-lyase produces the protein MAISVFDLFKIGIGPSSSHTVGPMRAAATFAQALRERGLLVQVRRVEVRLYGSLSATGVGHATDRACLLGLMGQWPDRIDPHSIEPRIDQLMQEQCLMLDGSQPIEFQYSRDMRLLDESLAYHPNAMTLESFDGQGSQFSQTYFSVGGGFIVEASEIDAPQDGASQVALPYEFSSGAELLALCKAHNLSVSQLMLANECAWRPQSEVREGLLKIWAAMGECVDNGLRNEGILPGGLKVKRRAARLHRSLQEVGKPNVIGSTLSAMEWVNLFALAVNEENAAGGRMVTAPTNGAAGIIPAVLHYYMKFNPGACDDDVVAFLLAAAAVGILCKKNASISGAEVGCQGEVGSACSMAAAGLAEVLGATPPQLENAAEIALEHNLGLTCDPVGGLVQIPCIERNAIAAVKAINAVQMALRGDGEHFISLDRVIRTMRDTGADMHANYKETSRGGLAVAFVEC
- a CDS encoding serine/threonine transporter, with product MTDVQSTASVRADSAALASTSGSTTWNRHDTTWALGLYGTAIGAGTLFLPINAGVGGFWPLLILALLAFPMTFFAHRALTRFVLSGRKGGNEDITEVVEEHFGVGAGKLITLLYFFAIFPILLVYSVALTNTLTSFFEHQLHIGAPPRALLALLLICGLMIVVRCGQQIIVKAMSLLVYPFVASLLLLALSLIPNWNGAFFAQANEGISASKLLLTLWLAIPVMVFSFNHSPIISAFAVDQKHRYGVDADRKSGRTLATAHVMMVLTVMFFCFSCVLALSPGDLAAAKAQNISILSYLANHFQTPVIAFVAPLIALVAITKSFLGHYIGASEGFQGMIVKSLRGRGKTWPAKRLERVTALFMLLTCWAVATLNPSILGLIESLGGPVIACLLFLMPMYAVQKVPALRQHSGKLSNVFVVVIGLITLSAIVYSFMA
- a CDS encoding DUF1842 domain-containing protein yields the protein MSFGLFHTRLNVSNGLLGAPILTLDLLVNTVQKKVTGRASIIQTTHPVQVFQAKVWGGYSELPFAPAGSPSIVLHLDGSPSGPLSQIAQTFHLQGLLDQGWNAGTASYRYFINGHWVDQHGRVRKAPDITHQDQPQPAERLKAAIKHLESV
- a CDS encoding DUF1842 domain-containing protein; the encoded protein is MSVSLTAPSEGLFPVSYLIGTNAPGAPRLQLDLLVYTPDRSVNGHALITQTTNPPLELALDAWGTYSYLTVQPPSEGKILLTVRGNQGGPHANSPEQFELRALLDLDWQKGTASYRYYNGQRWIEVDNVPVVLELKRIQTLANVDLTTELHNATLEAVIATGDVAQLKQLASGAVGKALDQALASTKSPATKAAKKA
- a CDS encoding DUF3313 domain-containing protein, giving the protein MKHLPRTTLLCAALLALVACSSNRVDPKDYSGFLKDYSRLKPAESVSGAPVMRWIDPDVKASQYTQVFIEPSQFYPKPQPTNVISAQTLQAITRYFNEAMRRELGSVLTLVKEPGPNTIVVRPAITAVSTSTEGLKPYEVIPIALVAAAVNTAAGGRDQAVDIAVEAAFLDGGSQNVLAQVVRKGSGKALENDSTQLTLNDVKPVLDGWASDMRRSFVALQQKSK